One genomic window of Cupriavidus malaysiensis includes the following:
- a CDS encoding MFS transporter — translation MATPAMSQARVLAVCQALFTAALSVDLTLTGLVGYTLAPDKALATLPFALITVASAFTAIAAAFVIERCGRRLAFCLGGLACTVGGLVSVWAISHRHFVAFCVGTALVGVFQAFARFYRLAAADAAAVAEKPRAIAAVLTGGVVAAVCGPAIAAWSRDMLQAEPFAGSYLVVALFGVATILLLLLAYREPARTEAGAGDEAVLPARPLGEIVRRPVFLAAFANNGIGNAVMMFVMTATPIAAVACGHSIGQGAQIIEWHLVGMYAPSFFSGWLLQRFGTARMLACGTLLCAVAALAALASTALPAFYLALLCLGVGWNFMFVGGTALLAASYRPSERARTQAAAEFSAAVLTALATLAAGQVLHRHGWQAVNLAVLPALAVALALTLAWQRQVRREQAGALAAGAAV, via the coding sequence ATGGCCACGCCGGCGATGTCGCAGGCCCGGGTACTGGCGGTTTGCCAGGCCCTGTTCACCGCAGCCCTTTCCGTCGACCTGACCCTGACCGGCCTGGTCGGCTATACGCTGGCACCGGACAAGGCGCTGGCTACGCTGCCCTTCGCGCTGATCACCGTGGCCTCCGCGTTCACCGCGATCGCCGCCGCCTTCGTCATCGAGCGCTGCGGCCGGCGCCTGGCCTTCTGCCTGGGCGGCCTCGCCTGCACCGTGGGCGGCCTGGTCTCGGTGTGGGCCATCTCGCACCGGCACTTCGTCGCTTTCTGCGTCGGCACCGCGCTGGTCGGTGTGTTCCAGGCCTTCGCACGCTTCTACCGCCTGGCCGCAGCCGATGCCGCCGCGGTGGCGGAAAAGCCGCGCGCCATCGCCGCCGTGCTGACCGGCGGCGTGGTGGCCGCCGTGTGCGGCCCCGCGATCGCCGCCTGGAGCCGCGACATGCTGCAGGCCGAGCCATTCGCCGGCTCCTACCTCGTGGTGGCGCTGTTCGGCGTCGCGACCATCCTGCTGCTGCTGCTCGCCTACCGCGAGCCGGCCCGCACCGAAGCCGGCGCCGGCGACGAGGCCGTGCTGCCGGCACGTCCGCTCGGCGAGATCGTGCGGCGGCCCGTGTTCCTGGCCGCCTTCGCCAACAACGGCATCGGCAACGCCGTGATGATGTTCGTAATGACCGCGACCCCGATCGCCGCCGTCGCCTGCGGCCACAGCATCGGGCAGGGCGCGCAGATCATCGAGTGGCACCTGGTCGGCATGTATGCGCCGTCCTTCTTCTCGGGCTGGTTGCTGCAGCGTTTCGGCACCGCGCGCATGCTGGCCTGCGGCACGCTGCTGTGTGCCGTGGCCGCGCTGGCAGCGCTTGCGTCCACGGCGCTGCCGGCCTTCTACCTGGCCCTGCTGTGCCTGGGCGTGGGCTGGAACTTCATGTTCGTGGGCGGCACGGCGCTGCTGGCCGCGTCCTACCGGCCCAGCGAACGGGCCCGCACTCAGGCCGCCGCGGAGTTTTCCGCCGCGGTGCTGACCGCGCTCGCCACGCTGGCGGCGGGCCAGGTGCTGCACCGGCACGGCTGGCAGGCGGTCAACCTGGCCGTGCTGCCGGCGCTGGCGGTGGCGCTGGCGCTCACGCTGGCCTGGCAACGCCAGGTGCGGCGCGAGCAGGCCGGCGCGCTGGCGGCCGGCGCGGCGGTTTGA
- a CDS encoding bifunctional cytochrome P450/NADPH--P450 reductase, protein MTQAATSSSQAPVAGRPAASLQPIPRDPGWPLVGNILQIKPGAFAQHLMARARAHEGIFELDFAGRRVPFVTSAALAAELADAARFRKFIGPPLSFLRDVAGDGLFTAHTDEANWGRAHRILMPAFSQRAMKGYFDVMLRVAMRLVDKWDRQGPDADIAVSDDMTRLTLDTIALSGFGYDFDSFASQQLHPFIDAMVGALEEAMGKLTRFPLQDRFMHAAHRKFAEDTRFMRELVDDVIRQRRQSPTPARDLLNLMLEARDPETDQRLDDVNIRNQVITFLIAGHETTSGLLTFALYELMRHPGVLAQAYAEVDAVLPGDAPPAYADLARLQVLDRVLKETLRLWPTAPAFSVAPFEDTVIGGRYRIHKDRRVAVVLTALHRDPAVWDDPERFDIDRFLPENEARIHPHAYKPFGNGERACIGRQFALTEAKLALALMLRHFQLHDPHDYQFRIKETLTLKPDHFLLRARRRRPHERIVVAAPASGAVTAAAARPVVAAGGETLAVLCASSLGTARELAEQVQAGALAAGYEATLHDLDDALGKLPTQGLAVIVAATYNGRAPDNARRFEAMLDAAGDAPGDWRAGGLRYAVLGCGNSQWATYQAFPKRLDTFFAAAGARPLLARGEADGNADFDQAAEQWLAALWSALAQQQPHAPGPAPGAEGAPPLAVEVALRGIDEIRASVLPSNTQPFTVLANRELVSDPAGLWDFAVEAPRTSTRDIRLRLPEGARYAAGDHLAVYPQNRPALVHDLCERLDLDPEAVVTLSAPRAGAARGLPLGQPLPLRALLTHFVELQDVVSRQTLRLLAQRTRCPFTRQSLERLGSDDAAQGYAAQVAAHRLGLPDLLARFPAIELDLAGLLACVVPMRPRFYSIASSPLVSPDVATLTVGTVLAPALSGRGQFRGVASNWLQGLAPGATVAAAIRTPNPPFAPEADPAQAMILIGPGTGIAPFRGFLEERAAQQAAGQAVAPVELYFGCRHPQHDWLYRDEMLAWQAQGVARLHVAHSATGAPARFVQDLLWQQRAELWRQLSAGAVVYLCGDGRQMAPAVRKTLMDIAVAEGGLDGDAASAWFAGLVAEGRYRQDVFN, encoded by the coding sequence ATGACGCAAGCCGCCACTTCCTCGTCCCAGGCCCCGGTTGCCGGCCGGCCCGCCGCCTCCCTGCAGCCGATCCCGCGCGATCCGGGCTGGCCGCTGGTGGGCAATATCCTGCAGATCAAGCCGGGCGCCTTCGCCCAGCACCTGATGGCGCGCGCGCGGGCGCACGAGGGCATCTTCGAACTCGACTTCGCCGGGCGCCGCGTGCCTTTCGTCACGTCGGCGGCCCTGGCGGCGGAGCTGGCCGATGCCGCGCGCTTCCGCAAGTTCATCGGCCCGCCGCTGTCCTTCCTGCGCGACGTGGCCGGCGACGGCCTGTTCACCGCGCATACCGACGAAGCCAACTGGGGGCGCGCCCACCGCATCCTGATGCCGGCCTTCAGCCAGCGCGCGATGAAGGGCTACTTCGACGTGATGCTGCGCGTGGCCATGCGCCTGGTCGACAAGTGGGACCGCCAGGGCCCGGATGCCGACATCGCCGTCTCCGACGACATGACGCGGCTGACGCTGGACACCATCGCCCTGTCCGGTTTCGGCTACGACTTCGACTCCTTCGCCAGCCAGCAGCTCCATCCCTTCATCGACGCCATGGTCGGCGCGCTGGAAGAGGCCATGGGCAAGCTGACGCGCTTCCCGCTGCAGGACCGCTTCATGCACGCGGCGCACCGCAAGTTCGCCGAGGACACGCGCTTCATGCGCGAACTGGTCGACGACGTGATCCGCCAGCGCCGCCAGTCGCCCACGCCCGCGCGCGACCTGCTCAACCTGATGCTGGAGGCGCGCGACCCCGAGACCGACCAGCGCCTGGACGACGTCAATATCCGCAACCAGGTGATCACCTTCCTGATCGCCGGCCACGAGACCACCAGCGGCCTGCTGACCTTCGCCCTGTACGAGCTGATGCGCCATCCGGGCGTGCTGGCCCAGGCCTATGCCGAAGTGGACGCGGTGCTGCCCGGCGACGCGCCGCCGGCCTACGCCGACCTGGCGCGCCTGCAGGTGCTGGACCGCGTGCTCAAGGAAACGCTGCGCCTGTGGCCGACCGCGCCCGCCTTCTCGGTGGCGCCCTTCGAGGATACGGTGATCGGCGGACGCTACCGCATCCACAAGGACCGGCGCGTCGCGGTGGTGCTGACGGCGCTGCACCGCGATCCGGCCGTGTGGGACGATCCCGAGCGCTTCGACATCGACCGCTTCCTGCCCGAGAACGAGGCACGCATCCATCCGCATGCCTACAAGCCCTTCGGTAACGGCGAGCGCGCCTGCATCGGCCGCCAGTTCGCGCTGACCGAGGCCAAGCTGGCGCTGGCGCTGATGCTGCGCCACTTCCAGCTGCACGATCCGCACGACTACCAGTTCCGCATCAAGGAAACGCTGACCCTCAAGCCCGACCACTTCCTGCTGCGCGCGCGCCGGCGCCGTCCGCACGAACGCATCGTGGTGGCGGCGCCCGCCTCCGGCGCCGTCACGGCCGCGGCGGCGCGCCCGGTGGTGGCAGCCGGCGGCGAGACGCTGGCGGTGCTGTGCGCCTCCAGCCTCGGCACCGCGCGCGAGCTGGCCGAGCAGGTCCAGGCGGGCGCGCTGGCGGCCGGCTACGAGGCCACGCTGCACGACCTCGACGACGCGCTCGGCAAGCTGCCCACGCAAGGGCTGGCGGTGATCGTGGCGGCCACCTACAACGGCCGCGCGCCCGACAACGCGCGCCGCTTCGAAGCCATGCTGGATGCCGCCGGCGATGCGCCGGGCGACTGGCGCGCCGGCGGCCTGCGCTACGCGGTGCTCGGCTGCGGCAATTCGCAGTGGGCCACCTACCAGGCCTTTCCCAAGCGCCTCGACACCTTCTTCGCCGCCGCCGGCGCCCGGCCCCTGCTGGCGCGCGGGGAGGCCGACGGCAATGCCGATTTCGACCAGGCCGCCGAGCAGTGGCTGGCGGCGCTGTGGAGCGCGCTCGCGCAGCAGCAGCCGCACGCGCCCGGCCCGGCCCCGGGCGCCGAGGGCGCGCCGCCGCTGGCGGTCGAGGTCGCGCTGCGCGGCATCGACGAGATCCGCGCCAGCGTGCTGCCTTCCAACACCCAGCCGTTCACCGTGCTCGCCAACCGCGAACTGGTGAGCGATCCCGCCGGCCTGTGGGACTTCGCCGTCGAGGCGCCGCGCACCTCGACGCGCGACATCCGGCTGCGCCTGCCCGAGGGAGCCCGCTATGCCGCCGGCGACCACCTCGCCGTCTACCCGCAGAACCGTCCGGCACTGGTGCACGACCTGTGCGAGCGGCTCGACCTCGATCCCGAAGCGGTGGTCACGCTGTCGGCGCCACGCGCCGGCGCGGCGCGCGGCCTGCCCTTGGGACAGCCCCTGCCACTGCGCGCGCTGCTCACGCACTTCGTCGAACTGCAGGATGTGGTGTCGCGCCAGACCCTGCGCCTGCTGGCGCAGCGCACACGCTGCCCGTTCACGCGGCAGTCGCTGGAGCGCCTGGGCTCGGACGATGCCGCCCAAGGCTACGCGGCCCAGGTGGCGGCGCACCGCCTCGGCCTGCCCGACCTGCTGGCGCGCTTCCCGGCCATCGAGCTCGACCTCGCCGGCCTGCTGGCCTGCGTGGTGCCGATGCGCCCGCGCTTCTACTCTATCGCCTCCTCGCCGCTGGTCTCGCCCGATGTGGCCACGCTCACGGTCGGCACCGTGCTGGCGCCGGCCCTGTCGGGGCGCGGCCAGTTCCGCGGCGTGGCGTCCAACTGGCTGCAGGGACTGGCGCCGGGCGCCACGGTGGCGGCCGCCATCCGCACGCCCAACCCGCCGTTCGCGCCGGAGGCCGACCCCGCGCAAGCCATGATCCTGATCGGGCCCGGCACCGGCATCGCCCCCTTCCGCGGCTTCCTCGAAGAGCGTGCCGCGCAGCAGGCCGCAGGACAGGCCGTGGCCCCGGTCGAGCTCTACTTCGGCTGCCGCCACCCGCAGCACGACTGGCTGTATCGCGACGAGATGCTGGCCTGGCAGGCGCAGGGTGTGGCGCGCCTGCACGTGGCGCACTCTGCCACCGGCGCCCCTGCGCGCTTCGTCCAGGACCTGCTGTGGCAGCAGCGCGCCGAGCTGTGGCGCCAGCTCAGCGCCGGTGCCGTGGTCTACCTGTGCGGCGACGGGCGCCAGATGGCGCCGGCGGTGCGCAAGACGCTGATGGACATCGCCGTGGCCGAGGGCGGCCTGGACGGCGATGCCGCCTCGGCCTGGTTCGCCGGCCTGGTGGCCGAGGGCCGCTACCGGCAGGACGTGTTCAACTAG
- a CDS encoding TetR family transcriptional regulator, protein MEDIADGKRRLIDAALRLAAAKRSFAALGLRELAREAGLNPNTFYRHFRDMEDLALTAIAEVSDALRPMLREVRWAAARDSSQAVAERTCGAFFAYAHGHADAFLLALCGSTGPQPGLRAAIRQLLADIAAEIAEDIERLQLIPSLPRATVDAACAEIVFHLFHLSAEYLEADEAGRRAHVGRAVRFVAWLLHGAAATQAGEACRAAEAAGAARLSAR, encoded by the coding sequence ATGGAAGACATCGCCGACGGCAAACGCAGATTGATCGACGCCGCCCTGCGGCTGGCCGCCGCCAAGCGCAGCTTCGCCGCGCTGGGCCTGCGCGAACTCGCGCGCGAGGCCGGACTCAACCCGAATACCTTCTATCGCCATTTCCGCGACATGGAGGACCTGGCGCTGACCGCCATCGCCGAGGTCAGCGATGCCTTGCGGCCGATGCTGCGCGAGGTGCGCTGGGCGGCCGCGCGCGACAGCTCGCAGGCCGTGGCCGAACGCACCTGCGGCGCCTTCTTCGCCTACGCGCATGGCCATGCCGATGCCTTCCTGCTGGCGCTGTGCGGCAGCACCGGTCCGCAGCCTGGGCTGCGCGCGGCGATCCGCCAGCTGCTGGCCGATATCGCCGCCGAGATCGCCGAGGACATCGAACGCCTGCAACTCATTCCCTCGCTGCCGCGCGCGACCGTCGACGCGGCCTGCGCGGAGATCGTCTTCCACCTGTTCCACCTGTCGGCCGAGTACCTGGAGGCGGACGAGGCCGGCCGGCGCGCCCACGTGGGGCGCGCGGTACGCTTCGTCGCCTGGCTGCTGCACGGCGCCGCCGCGACGCAGGCGGGCGAGGCCTGCCGCGCCGCCGAGGCCGCCGGCGCGGCGCGCCTGTCGGCCCGCTGA
- the arfB gene encoding alternative ribosome rescue aminoacyl-tRNA hydrolase ArfB, which translates to MHGEPTIPHHEYEITAIRAQGAGGQNINKVSNAVHLRFDIRASSLPADHQERLLQLHDHRITRDGVVVIKAQQHRSLEANREEAVRRLHELVRSVATPPRVRRATRPTLASRRRRLEGKSQRSALKVQRGKVVE; encoded by the coding sequence ATGCACGGCGAGCCGACCATCCCCCACCACGAGTACGAGATCACGGCAATCCGCGCCCAGGGCGCGGGCGGCCAGAACATCAACAAGGTCTCCAACGCCGTCCACCTGCGCTTCGATATCCGCGCCTCGTCACTGCCCGCCGACCACCAGGAGCGCCTGCTGCAGCTGCACGACCACCGCATCACGCGCGACGGCGTGGTGGTGATCAAGGCGCAGCAGCACCGCAGCCTGGAAGCCAACCGCGAGGAAGCCGTGCGCCGCCTGCACGAACTGGTGCGCAGCGTGGCCACGCCGCCGCGCGTGCGCCGTGCCACCCGTCCCACGCTGGCCTCGCGCCGGCGCCGCCTGGAGGGCAAGAGCCAGCGCAGCGCACTCAAGGTGCAGCGCGGCAAGGTGGTCGAGTAG
- a CDS encoding cation diffusion facilitator family transporter: MAPLRGDAEDGLAARQATARLSTLVSVAVNSVLSVVQIVAGLLSGSSGLVADGVHTLSDLVADFVVLFAGHQGGKAPDEDHHYGHQRYENAASLALGLLLLAVGIGMLWSAAHKLQHPEDIPHVTSVALWVALATLVAKESLFRYMLAAAQRVRSSMLVANAWHARSDAASSLVVACGIGGNLLGYHLLDPVAAIVVGLMVARMGWGFSREALRDLTDRAADAETVEALRVLIAATPGVQGVHDLKTRKMGDMILVDVHLEVDGSLSVAQGHAIATEASNRAMARADVLNVMTHVDPVSVPR, from the coding sequence ATGGCGCCGTTGCGTGGCGACGCCGAGGACGGCCTCGCCGCCCGGCAGGCCACCGCCCGCCTCAGCACGCTGGTGAGCGTGGCAGTCAACAGCGTGCTGAGCGTGGTGCAGATCGTCGCCGGCCTGCTGTCCGGCTCGAGCGGCCTGGTGGCCGACGGCGTGCACACGCTGTCGGATCTGGTGGCCGATTTTGTCGTGCTGTTCGCCGGCCACCAGGGCGGCAAAGCCCCGGACGAGGACCACCACTACGGACACCAGCGCTACGAGAACGCCGCCTCGCTCGCGCTCGGCCTGCTGCTGCTGGCGGTCGGCATCGGCATGCTGTGGTCGGCCGCGCACAAGCTGCAGCACCCCGAGGACATCCCGCACGTCACCTCGGTCGCGCTATGGGTGGCGCTGGCCACGCTGGTGGCCAAGGAATCGCTGTTCCGCTACATGCTGGCGGCGGCGCAGCGGGTGCGCTCCAGCATGCTGGTGGCCAACGCCTGGCACGCGCGCTCGGACGCCGCCTCCTCCCTGGTGGTCGCGTGCGGCATCGGCGGCAATCTGCTTGGCTACCACCTGCTCGATCCGGTGGCGGCCATCGTGGTGGGCCTGATGGTGGCGCGCATGGGCTGGGGCTTCAGCCGGGAGGCCCTGCGCGACCTGACCGATCGCGCCGCCGACGCCGAGACGGTGGAAGCCCTGCGCGTGCTGATCGCCGCCACGCCCGGCGTGCAGGGTGTGCACGACCTGAAGACGCGCAAGATGGGCGACATGATCCTGGTCGACGTGCACCTGGAAGTCGACGGCAGCCTGAGCGTGGCCCAGGGCCATGCCATCGCCACCGAGGCCAGCAACCGCGCCATGGCGCGCGCTGACGTGCTTAACGTGATGACCCACGTCGATCCGGTCAGCGTGCCGCGCTGA
- a CDS encoding beta-propeller fold lactonase family protein, whose amino-acid sequence MPVSSLSSLRRPLAALASLTLLAGCLACATAARAAEPVIVLDSGEASLTLIDQATHKVLRTEPTGKEPHHLLATPDQHALIVANSVSNSLMFLDPHTGKVQRLSEGVEDPYQLGFSPDHKWFLTAGLRLDRVDIYHYDGQQLTLARRLPLGRTPSHLNFTSDGRLAFVTLQDSGELAAIDLATQSVLWKLPVGSTPAGLWMTPGDRYLLVGMTGEDDVKVVDWRARQVVKSIPTGRGAHNFRDLDDGQRVAVSNRVASTISLIDYRTLQKTGDIAGLLPGPDDMALSADHRYLWVTFRFARHVGVIDLPARKLVDTIAVGRSPHGIFFADGAPVHAPNPD is encoded by the coding sequence ATGCCTGTCTCTTCCCTTTCCTCCCTGCGCCGGCCCCTGGCCGCCCTGGCCTCGCTCACCCTGCTGGCCGGCTGCCTGGCCTGCGCCACTGCCGCCCGCGCCGCCGAGCCCGTCATCGTGCTCGACTCAGGGGAGGCCTCGCTGACGCTGATCGACCAGGCCACGCACAAGGTGCTGCGCACCGAGCCCACCGGCAAGGAGCCGCACCACCTGCTGGCGACGCCGGACCAGCATGCGCTGATCGTCGCCAACTCGGTATCGAACAGCCTGATGTTCCTGGACCCGCACACCGGCAAGGTGCAGCGCCTGAGCGAAGGCGTGGAGGATCCCTACCAGCTCGGCTTCTCGCCCGACCACAAGTGGTTCCTCACCGCCGGCCTGCGGCTGGACCGTGTCGACATCTACCACTATGACGGGCAGCAGCTCACGCTGGCGCGCCGCCTGCCGCTGGGCCGCACGCCGAGCCACCTGAACTTCACCTCGGACGGCCGCCTCGCCTTCGTCACCCTGCAGGACTCGGGCGAACTGGCGGCGATCGACCTCGCCACGCAGAGCGTGTTGTGGAAGCTGCCGGTCGGCAGCACGCCGGCCGGCCTGTGGATGACGCCGGGCGACCGCTATCTGCTGGTCGGCATGACCGGCGAGGACGACGTCAAGGTGGTGGACTGGCGCGCACGCCAGGTGGTCAAGTCGATCCCGACCGGCCGCGGCGCGCACAATTTCCGCGATCTCGACGACGGCCAGCGCGTGGCGGTCAGCAACCGCGTGGCCAGCACCATCAGCCTGATCGACTACCGCACGCTGCAGAAGACCGGCGACATCGCCGGCCTGCTGCCCGGCCCGGACGACATGGCGCTGAGCGCCGACCACCGCTACCTGTGGGTCACCTTCCGCTTCGCCCGCCACGTCGGCGTGATCGACCTGCCCGCGCGCAAGCTGGTCGATACCATCGCGGTCGGCCGCTCCCCGCACGGCATCTTCTTCGCCGACGGCGCGCCGGTGCACGCGCCCAATCCGGACTGA
- a CDS encoding sterol desaturase family protein: MLHSLLALLDNAVAALQTLLYIDIVQPLCFHFGLMGYDEDAYDALYWVIIGVLQVAAMYALLRPLEALRPIERWPDRKDVRADVIYTWIGKLGVINLTFFFLLQPLFHHWQSLLVMHGMPAIALDRLLPDADERPVASFLVYLVALDFAGYWYHRWQHRFGLWWELHAVHHSQQQMSLWTDDRNHFLDELLQAAFFALISLFIGMQPSQFVVLVALGNFMQSVQHVNARLPFGPLLERLVVSPAFHRRHHAIGYGHEGTRYGCNFGVLFPWWDMLFGTASWERQPEPTGIREQLPPPLGSGRDYGRGVMAQQWRAFGRMAQRLRGGHGAAVVVQD, translated from the coding sequence ATGCTGCACTCCTTGCTCGCCCTGCTCGACAACGCGGTCGCCGCGCTGCAGACGCTGCTCTACATCGACATCGTGCAGCCGCTGTGCTTCCACTTCGGCCTGATGGGCTACGACGAGGATGCCTACGATGCGCTGTACTGGGTCATCATCGGCGTACTGCAGGTCGCGGCCATGTACGCGCTGCTGCGGCCGCTCGAGGCGCTGCGACCGATCGAGCGCTGGCCCGACCGCAAGGACGTGCGCGCCGATGTGATCTACACCTGGATCGGCAAGCTCGGCGTGATCAACCTGACCTTCTTCTTCCTGCTGCAGCCGCTGTTCCACCACTGGCAGAGCCTGCTGGTGATGCACGGCATGCCGGCCATCGCGCTGGACCGCCTGCTGCCGGATGCCGACGAGCGGCCGGTGGCGTCCTTCCTGGTCTACCTGGTGGCGCTGGATTTCGCCGGCTACTGGTACCACCGCTGGCAGCACCGCTTCGGCCTGTGGTGGGAGCTGCATGCCGTGCACCACAGCCAGCAACAGATGTCGCTGTGGACCGATGACCGCAACCACTTCCTCGACGAGCTGCTGCAGGCCGCCTTCTTCGCACTGATTTCGCTCTTCATCGGCATGCAGCCGTCGCAGTTCGTGGTCCTGGTGGCGCTGGGCAACTTCATGCAGAGCGTGCAGCACGTCAACGCCCGCCTGCCCTTCGGCCCGCTGCTGGAGCGGCTGGTGGTCAGCCCCGCCTTCCACCGCCGCCACCATGCCATCGGCTACGGCCACGAAGGCACGCGCTACGGCTGCAACTTCGGCGTGCTGTTCCCCTGGTGGGACATGCTGTTCGGCACGGCTTCCTGGGAGCGCCAGCCGGAGCCGACCGGCATCCGCGAACAGCTCCCGCCGCCGCTGGGCAGCGGGCGCGACTATGGGCGCGGCGTGATGGCGCAGCAGTGGCGCGCCTTCGGCCGCATGGCGCAGCGCCTGCGCGGTGGCCACGGCGCCGCCGTCGTCGTGCAGGACTGA